In the genome of Cryptomeria japonica chromosome 8, Sugi_1.0, whole genome shotgun sequence, one region contains:
- the LOC131048779 gene encoding uncharacterized protein LOC131048779, translated as MMSEKQIFKWKEDAKKAFEEVKKAIAHARTLINPDFKKSFIIYCNASEHTMSSILLQKNELGEEVPIVFMSIPLKKHELNYSLNEKRAFAVVKFVKHFRYYILDSHSVVFVPNSAVKRKPQLAALPLRPVVVEEPFKKWGLDFIGPLTPSSSAGHTHILTATDYFTKWVEAVPIRRTTSEIICEFLKENISVRFGVPLKIVTDNAASFSSTEISMFCYDHGISLAHSSDYYPQASKLQTVIEDSHFQNALERRIMHLARLEEEREKLVDHITEHQQWVK; from the exons ATGATGAGTGAGAAACAGATCTTTAAATGGAAAGAGGATGCAAAGAAAGCTTTTGAAGAAGTTAAAAAGGCCATCGCTCATGCTCGAACATTAATTAATCCTGATTTCAAGAAAAGTTTCATTATTTATTGTAATGCTTCAGAACACACAATGTCCAGTATTCTTCTACAGAAGAATGAACTTGGTGAAGAGGTCCCCATTGTGTTTATGAGCATTCCGCTTAAAAAGCATGAATTAAACTATTCATTGAACGAGAAGCGGGCATTTGCAGTTGTAAAATTTGTTAAACATTTCAGGTATTACATATTAGATTCTCATTCAGTTGTTTTTGTGCCAAATTCCGCTgttaaaa GGAAACCACAACTAGCTGCTTTACCTCTCAGGCCAGTAGTTGTGGAAGAACCTTTCAAGAAATGGGGACTAGATTTCATTGGTCCGCTAACACCTTCCTCTAGCGCTGGACATACACATATTCTCACGGCTACAgattactttactaagtgggtggaagcagtGCCTATTAGGAGAACAACCTCAGAAATAATATGTGAGTTCTTAAAAGAAAATATTTCGGTTCGTTTTGGGGTACCATTGAAGATAGTGACTGACAATGCTGCAAGTTTTTCTTCTACAGAAATatccatgttttgttatgatcatggtatTTCCTTGGCGCATTCCtctgactattatccacaag CTTCCAAATTACAGACAGTTATTGaagattcacattttcaaaatgcaCTAGAAAGGAGGATTATGCATCTGGCTAGACTAGAAGAGGAAAGGGAAAAATTGGTTGACCACATTACGGAACATCAACAGTGGGTTAAATAG